The proteins below are encoded in one region of Festucalex cinctus isolate MCC-2025b chromosome 2, RoL_Fcin_1.0, whole genome shotgun sequence:
- the LOC144014307 gene encoding calcitonin gene-related peptide type 1 receptor-like has product MTRKSKLRDSSSQQTSQSPAKSWFIPFQTGPLSQGGKFSSKLDPPSPEMTIQMDSLMFLLLTCSLSKPLVAESSEDEQATHNSEHPATIAMAQYKCFQRMVRGEQRKTQSAGLACNMTWDGWLCWDQTEAGLVTEQSCPDYYKDFDPYALASKVCTETGNWWRHPESNRTWTDFTNCKANTTHHGTVAMTHFYLVMIGHGLSLVSLIISLAIFFHFKSLSCQRITLHKNLFVSFVLNSVITVVWLTKVAEKHGHTFDDSASCKLLMFIHLYLLSCNYFWMLCEGIYLHTLIVVAVFAEKQHLLWYYLLGWGFPLVPAILHSIARQFYYNDNCWVSSDTSLLYIIHGPICAALVVNLFFLLNIVRVLITKLRVTHQAESSLYMRAVRATLILIPLLGIQFVLLPYKPREHWVSEIYLYIMEILMHYQGLLVSTIFCFFNGEVQTVLRRHWNQQRMQFAAGTFANADLFRSASYVASSLTEVHRCYSIESHSEHNNGKSYSDIFRSDSPFV; this is encoded by the exons ATGACAAGAAAAAGCAAGTTGAGGGATTCGTCTTCACAACAGACCAGTCAGTCACCTGCAAAG TCTTGGTTCATCCCATTCCAAACCGGTCCACTTTCACAAGGAGGAAAGTTTTCTTCCAAACTTGATCCACCTTCCCCAGAAATGACAATCCAAATGGACAGCTTGATGTTTCTCCTGCTTACGTGCTCCCTCAGCAAG CCGCTTGTGGCCGAAAGTTCTGAAGACGAACAGGCGACCCACAACAGTGAGCATCCGGCAACAATCGCCATGGCCCAGTACAAGTGCTTCCAGCGCATGGTGAGGGGAGAACAGCGCAAAACACAAAGTGCGG GGCTGGCGTGCAACATGACGTGGGACGGATGGTTGTGCTGGGACCAAACCGAAGCAGGACTCGTAACGGAGCAGAGCTGCCCCGATTATTACAAAGACTTTGACCCTTACG CGCTAGCATCCAAAGTTTGCACGGAAACGGGCAATTGGTGGCGTCACCCAGAAAGCAACCGGACATGGACGGACTTTACCAACTGCAAAGCCAACACGACACATCACGGCACG GTGGCGATGACTCACTTCTACCTGGTCATGATCGGTCACGGGCTGTCACTCGTTTCACTCATCATATCGCTGGCAATATTCTTCCATTTTAA GAGTCTGAGCTGTCAGAGGATCACGCTGCACAAGAACCTTTTTGTGTCCTTCGTTCTGAATTCCGTCATCACGGTTGTGTGGCTAACCAAGGTGGCCGAGAAACACGGACACACATTCGACGACTCG GCCAGCTGCAAGCTGCTCATGTTCATCCACCTGTACCTGCTGAGCTGCAACTACTTCTGGATGCTGTGTGAGGGCATCTACCTGCACACGCTGATTGTGGTGGCCGTGTTTGCCGAGAAGCAGCATCTCTTGTGGTATTACCTGCTTGGCTGGG GTTTCCCGCTGGTGCCGGCAATCTTACATTCCATAGCACGACAATTCTACTACAATGACAA ttgtTGGGTCAGCTCAGATACGTCCCTGCTCTACATCATCCATGGGCCAATCTGTGCTGCATTGGTA GTGAACCTGTTCTTCCTGCTGAACATCGTGCGCGTTCTGATCACCAAGCTGCGAGTAACGCACCAGGCAGAGTCCAGCCTGTACATGCGGGCGGTGAGGGCCACGCTCATCCTCATTCCGCTTCTCGGCATCCAGTTTGTGCTGCTTCCCTACAAGCCACGTGAGCACTGGGTCTCGGAGATCTATCTCTACATCATGGAAATCCTCATGCACTACCAG GGTCTCCTTGTGTCCACCATATTCTGCTTCTTTAATGGAGAG GTTCAGACGGTTCTGCGGAGACACTGGAATCAGCAGCGGATGCAGTTTGCCGCCGGCACGTTTGCCAACGCCGACCTCTTCCGCTCGGCCTCCTACGTGGCGTCGTCGCTCACCGAGGTTCACCGCTGCTACAGCATCGAAAGTCACAGCGAGCACAACAACGGCAAAAGCTATTCCGACATATTTCGATCCGACAGCCCCTTTGTGTGA